The sequence CGGTGGCGATTGTGCTGGATCTACCGGTAGGACTCGCTGGTGAGCGTAACGCCGCACGTCCGGATCGTAATTTCGCGGCTCATGTCATCAAACGCCAGCACGACCAATTGCGCCGATCGATGCGCGGTCTCAAACGCGAGGGCTTCCGCACGATCCATGTCCTGGACTCGATCGAGGCCGTGGAGCAGGCATCGATTGTGCGCACCCGCCTGTTCAACGACCGGCGGGACGAGCATGGACCGTTCGACGTGATCGGCGACGTTCACGGTTGTCGGGAAGAGCTGGAGATACTGCTCGACCGGCTGGGATATGTGATCGTGCGTGACGGCGAAGGCCGAGCGGTCGACGCCGCGCACCCGGATGGTCGGCGGGCGGTGTTCGTGGGCGATGTGATCGACCGCGGCCCGGACTCGCCGGGCGTGTTGCGTCTGGTGATGGGCATGGTGGCGAGCACGAACGCCTTGTGTGTGTCCGGCAATCACGAGGCCAAACTGGCCCGGGCGCTGGGTCGTGGGGACGTCAAGGCCACGCACGGTCTGCAGGAGACGCTCGAGCAGCTCTCGCACGAAGACGAGACGTTCGTCATCGAGACACGGCAGTTCTGTGACGCGCTGGTGGCGCACTACGTCCTCGACGACGGCAAGCTGGTGGTGGCACACGCGGGTCTGAAGGAGAAGTACCACGGTCGGGCCTCGGGTCGGGTCCGGGCGTTCGCCCTCTACGGCGACACCAGTGGGGAGACCGATGAGTTCGGCCTTCCGGTTCGGTATCCGTGGGCCGAGGACTACCGCGGGTCTGCAACGGTCCTGTACGGGCACACCCCGGTACCGGAGGTGGAATGGGTCAACAACACGATGTGCCTGGACACCGGCTGTGTGTTCGGTGGCAGCCTGACCGCGTTGCGCTACCCCGAACGGGAGATCGTCTCGGTGCCGTCCCTGCGGATGTACTACGAGCCGATCCGCCCGTTGGCTCCGCCCGAGCGTGATCCGCAGGTCTTGAAGCTGTCTGATGTGCTCGGTCACCGCGTGATCGAGACCGAACACATGGGTCGGATCTCGTTGCGGGAGGAGAACGCGGCCGGGGCGCTGGAGGTGATGAGCAGGTTCGCCATCGCGCCGGCCGATCTGCTCTATCTGCCTCCGACGATGTCGCCGGTCGACAGCTCACCACGAGACGGACTGCTCGAACACCCCGACGAGGCGTTCGACCATTACGCGAAACACTCCGTCGGCCGGGTGATGTGCGAGGAGAAGCACATGGGCTCGCGGGCGATCGTGCGGGTGACCGTCGACGGGACCGGTGTCATCTATTCCCGCACGGGCCGTGCGTTCTTCGATGCCGATCGGCAGTCGGCTGTGCTGTCTCGGGTCGCCGATGCCCTCGCCGCGGCAGGGGTGTGGGCGGACCTCGGTGCGAGCTGGTTACTGCTCGATGCCGAGATAGTGCCGTGGACCGCGAAAGCCGAGGCGATGATTCGCGAGCAGTACGCGAAAGTCGGGGCTGCGGCCACAACCTCCCTGCCGGCGACCGTCGCGGTGCTCGAGGCAGCCGCAGCGCGAGGCGCCGACGTCGCCGACCTGCTCACCAGGACGCGTTCGCGGGCCGCCAACGCCGAACTTTTCGTGGACTCCTATCGCCACTACGTGCAACCGATCGACAACGCGCTGGGCATCCAGGTGGCACCTTTCCAGATTCTGGCCGGCGACAGTGCTACCTACGAAAGGCGTCACCATCAGTGGCATCTGGATCTGGCCGACCGGCTCGTCGCCGCAGACCCGGAGCTGTTCCGGCCCACCCGCAGGCTCGTCGTCGAGACAGCCGACGACGCGTCTCGTGCCGCGGGGGTGAGGTGGTGGGAGGACCTCACCGCCGGCGGTGGTGAGGGCATGGTGGTCAAGCCGTTCGACAATCTCGTCCGTGGCCGGAAGGGGCTCGTGCAGCCGGGTCTGAAGGTGCGTGGGCGTGAATACCTGCGGATCATCTACGGCGCCGATTACACCGACCCGGCGACGTTGGCCCGGCTCAAGCAGCGCAACCTCGGCACGAAACGATCGATGGCATTGCGTGAGTACGCCCTCGGCCTCGAGGCTCTGCGCCGTGCTGTCAGCGGCGAGCCCGTCTGGCGCATCCACCAGTGTGTGTTCGGTGTGCTCGCCATGGAATCCGAACCCGTCGACCCGCGTCTGTGAACGACTCGATAGCCGACCCAGAGTTCTTGCTGCTGAACCGCGAACGCCAGTTCGCGCTCGAACGCGACCGGCGACACTGGTTCACCACCGCGGTTACCGAGGTGCCACTGCGTACGCGGGTGCCGATGGATTTCACCCCCGATCGGGTACCGTCCCATGATCCGCAGACCGGGGCGTTCGACGCGGGAAACGACCTGACGATGCTCTCGCGACGGCCCCGCAGCGCCGACGGGTGGGAACCATCATGGGGTGCGCGCTTCTACGTCTGGTCGAATCCCGACTGGGACTGGGCAGCCGGGATGCTTCGCGGCGACCTCGATGACGACACCATCGCCGGTCTTCAAGCCATGCTGCATCCGGGCGAACCCGTCGATCGACAACGCCGCATCGACAAGGACGGGCGACGTCGGCGATAACCCCTGTGCTCCGATCACTCGGAACACCTCGAGCTACTCGTATCCGGTCACCGGTCAGCGTGGTCGCACAGTGTGCCGATCGGACAGATCGTCGAATCACCGTGCGGATCGATCCAGACCGCCTCTGCCGACCGCAGTCCCGGAACAAGCAGATGACTGCCGCGGCTGGGCCATTGCACGAACTCGTATCCCGCGAGGTTGTCCTGAACGACTTCTGCGATCCAGGCGGCGGCTTCACCGAATGAGGCGTCCATGGTCAACCCTCCACCGGTGTTGAACCCGCCGATCCCTCGAATGCTCTGCCAGCCGACGAAGACGTAGTAGTCACCGTTGATCGACAAGTCCCACACCAGCTTGTCCGTGTCCACGTACCGTCCGTACCGAAGGCAACGCAGATCTCGGCCGACGGCGGCGAAAGCCTCGACCCACGGGCCGGGGGGATCGAGATCGGGCCCTTCGATCGGTCCGGATTCGCTGTCGACCAGAGGGATGCGCCATATCAAGCTGTCTTCGTTCCACCGGTCCACACGGGGCATGTCGACATCATTCCGGTCCGGGTCGCGGTGAATGTACTCGAGTCGAAAATGCCCTGGAGATCAGTAGCGACGTCTCCGGGATGGGTTCTCACCATGGCCGCCGATCAGGTATCACGAAGCGCCCAGGTAAGGCTTCACGTGCCTTCGATGCACCGCCCCGGCACGAAAAACGCGCTCACCTGCGAGATCGGGACGATAGCTGCGTAAACGGAAATTTACATCGGTCACCCCGCACAAATTGTGAGTGACATACCCCCAGGTCACAAAAAATGGCCGGAATGTCCGATTGTAGTGTCGAGATGCAGCGAAGATTGACAAACCCGACCACATAGATTGACAACGATCACTCGGACCGACACCGCTCGTACCTGTGCTTATTCGCGAGAACAGCAGTCGGCGTCACCTCTATTCTGTCAAAGTCGGTTGTCGATCTGCCTCACGGTTGTGGATGCACCAGACCGAGATCGGTGCGACCGCTGCGATCGTCGGCGCGGAGCCATGAGGTTGTCGGGTGGGCGTGTCAAGATCAACGACATGAACGCACAGGCGAGCCCGATCCTGGAATCGGCAGTGGTGCTGGCGATGGACTACGGGCAATTCTGTCTCGACGGTGGGCTCGGGGACATCGACAACGAGCTCGAGCTGCTCGAGCAGGCCCAGGCGGAGCAGCCCAGCGCCGGTGACGGCACCATGGTTGTGGTGGTGTGCCCGCACCAGAACAATTTCGAGATGAGCGTGGACGTGCAGGTCTTCGACCGTCGTCCCGCAGCCGATCGGTCCCAGTGGCAGCAGGTCAGCGAAAACCGCCTCGAAGTCGACGCGCCCGGGATGCTGAGCCTGTCGTCCCCGACCACCGAGCCGGTCACCGTTGCGGTGCCGCCCGGACAGTACGTGGTGGAGGTGTCCGGGCGTGGTTTCGTCAACTACGGCTGGCCCGGTTCGACCACTCCCGGGGATGTGTGGCGCCTACGGCTGTGGCCCAACGACGACAGCGTCCTCGAACCCGCACAACTGTGGGAGATGCCCGGATGCGGCGTCCCGGAGAACACCCCGTCCTCGACGCACGAATCCGGCAGTTCGGTGACGGACGGATCGTGAAGCCGCGACCGAGGTCGACGATTGTCGGTGACTTGCCCGCTTATCGATCCGTCTGCAGCGACGATCAGCGAGGTGGACCGTACGGACTTCCCGTTGAGGTGGCGTGAGATCGGAAGAGCATCAAGGTGATCGAAGCCGAACTCTATGTCCAATACGGATCCACCTTGCCCTTTCAGCAGGTCAGCATGCCGATGCCGGATCTTCCTGCCGCGACCGGCGACATCCTCACGTGGGATGGCGACCAACGACTCCTGGTCGTAGCGACGGCGTCCTCGTTGGGGGCGGTCGCATTTCGCTCCGAGGTAGTGACTGCCGAGCCTGCGATAGACGGTGCCGGATGGGACGAATGGCAGGAGGTATCGGTCCAGTTCGACAGCGGCGATGTCCGACTTCGGGATCTCGACGCCGACACCGTACTCCTCGACGCAAGCCTTGTTTCCCTACCGGGTCGGTACCGAGCCCGCCTCTACGCCACAGGTCGCGACTGCGGAGTTGAACTGCAAGAAGCCGGCGATGATCTCGTCGAACGCTATCTCATGCAGTTATGGCCCGAAACCGCGCCGAGACCGCCGACCCCGGTGATGAAGGTCGATCGACGGGCTCGGTAGCACTGTGCCGATGTCCCACCGGCTGTGCTCGGGTCACATGTAGTACGGCATGCTGTCGACCGAATAGCCGAACATGCCCATGCACAGGCCGGTCAGCAGAAATGCCACGAGAAAGCCCGCGAGGGCCAACCGGGCACGCCGCCACACGATGAGCGCGACCGCGCCCACTGTCGCCACTGCGACGAGTGGAGCTGCCCAGCACAGCCAGTAGTCGACCCCGCCGGGTGGAAAAGACGGCACGTCGAACGCGCGCTGCACGACCGTCACCGCCTGCCAGTAGCTCACTGCGCAGAAGAGGATTCCGGCGAAGGTACCCCAGCACAGCAACGCCAATCGGTATTCGCCACGCCTCTCGGACACCTCGTCAGCCTAGA comes from Rhodococcus sp. B50 and encodes:
- a CDS encoding polynucleotide kinase-phosphatase, which gives rise to MSELTIPELSLVVLIGVSGSGKSTFAATHFAATEVVSSDECRALVSDDPNDQGATTDAFEVLEFIAGKRLSRGRLTVIDATNVQASARRSLLALAKAHDVLPVAIVLDLPVGLAGERNAARPDRNFAAHVIKRQHDQLRRSMRGLKREGFRTIHVLDSIEAVEQASIVRTRLFNDRRDEHGPFDVIGDVHGCREELEILLDRLGYVIVRDGEGRAVDAAHPDGRRAVFVGDVIDRGPDSPGVLRLVMGMVASTNALCVSGNHEAKLARALGRGDVKATHGLQETLEQLSHEDETFVIETRQFCDALVAHYVLDDGKLVVAHAGLKEKYHGRASGRVRAFALYGDTSGETDEFGLPVRYPWAEDYRGSATVLYGHTPVPEVEWVNNTMCLDTGCVFGGSLTALRYPEREIVSVPSLRMYYEPIRPLAPPERDPQVLKLSDVLGHRVIETEHMGRISLREENAAGALEVMSRFAIAPADLLYLPPTMSPVDSSPRDGLLEHPDEAFDHYAKHSVGRVMCEEKHMGSRAIVRVTVDGTGVIYSRTGRAFFDADRQSAVLSRVADALAAAGVWADLGASWLLLDAEIVPWTAKAEAMIREQYAKVGAAATTSLPATVAVLEAAAARGADVADLLTRTRSRAANAELFVDSYRHYVQPIDNALGIQVAPFQILAGDSATYERRHHQWHLDLADRLVAADPELFRPTRRLVVETADDASRAAGVRWWEDLTAGGGEGMVVKPFDNLVRGRKGLVQPGLKVRGREYLRIIYGADYTDPATLARLKQRNLGTKRSMALREYALGLEALRRAVSGEPVWRIHQCVFGVLAMESEPVDPRL